A single genomic interval of Zobellia nedashkovskayae harbors:
- a CDS encoding tetratricopeptide repeat-containing sensor histidine kinase, giving the protein MRKYKTDTLLMRYFSAASLNKEYTSGQIYSYNELGRAYRNKSQYVQAVELHKKALQIASKTNHIEFKVASLNDLGVVYRRISSIRKAMDYNQQAIELAETVKKENRSKNLQKSINVSLNSIGNLYSRLNQYNQAIDYFKRSLVLETELGNTLGMAINYGNIGKCQESLGELDEALENYRTSLAYNEQINDDTGLVICKTNIASVYLKKGRINEAEKLLLPTLPTAKRIGDGFLVSPIYINLGWGKMVNGDYADAKKNILEGLRVAEKFNIRNEAARASNLLTDLYQETGDYKKALEYNIKATELEKEIVNENTVRYVNDITYRYDSEKKNSEIQILAKEKEAVQTKLRNSYTTLLIGSIALALLAGIFYILYRQYQLKNEKKVLTLEQSMLRSQMNPHFLFNSLNSIKLYIINNEQKNAVHYLNKFSKLVRKILESSSMREIPLAEELETVDLYMNIENIRFSNEIDFKIRVDKNIDTHTVKIPSLILQPFLENAIWHGLSPKKGEKIIDLHISKDKQDFIHIAISDNGVGRVMADKIKRNKVLKRKSVGIDITKERLANFSKDLQNTFDVEIVDLYDENQEPLGTKVILHIPTV; this is encoded by the coding sequence AAGCCTTGCAAATTGCCAGTAAAACCAACCATATTGAGTTTAAAGTGGCTAGCTTAAATGATCTAGGCGTCGTTTACCGTAGAATATCTTCCATACGAAAAGCAATGGATTATAACCAACAGGCAATAGAGCTTGCTGAGACCGTTAAAAAGGAGAATCGGTCCAAGAATCTACAAAAAAGTATTAACGTATCTCTAAATTCCATTGGTAACCTATATAGTAGGCTTAACCAATATAATCAGGCTATAGATTATTTTAAACGGTCCTTGGTTTTGGAAACCGAACTTGGCAATACCTTGGGCATGGCAATTAATTATGGAAATATAGGAAAATGCCAAGAATCCTTAGGTGAATTAGACGAGGCATTAGAAAATTACCGAACGTCGTTAGCCTATAATGAGCAAATTAATGACGATACAGGCCTGGTTATTTGCAAAACAAACATAGCAAGCGTGTACCTAAAGAAAGGCCGTATAAACGAGGCCGAGAAACTTTTGTTACCAACACTGCCTACTGCTAAAAGAATAGGTGACGGCTTTCTTGTATCTCCTATATATATCAATCTCGGCTGGGGAAAGATGGTAAATGGAGACTATGCAGATGCCAAAAAGAATATTTTAGAAGGACTCCGTGTGGCTGAAAAATTTAATATTAGAAACGAAGCCGCTCGGGCAAGTAACTTATTGACAGACCTATACCAGGAAACTGGTGATTATAAAAAAGCACTTGAATACAATATAAAAGCAACAGAACTTGAAAAAGAAATCGTAAATGAAAATACCGTTCGCTACGTAAACGATATTACCTATAGGTATGATTCTGAGAAGAAAAATAGCGAAATTCAGATTTTGGCCAAAGAGAAGGAGGCGGTTCAAACGAAACTCCGTAATAGTTACACAACGCTTCTCATTGGCAGTATTGCCCTAGCATTGTTAGCGGGTATTTTTTACATCCTCTATAGACAATATCAGCTTAAAAATGAAAAAAAGGTATTGACTTTGGAACAAAGCATGCTACGTAGCCAAATGAATCCTCATTTTTTATTCAACTCACTCAATTCCATAAAGTTATATATCATAAATAACGAACAGAAGAATGCTGTTCACTATCTAAACAAATTCTCAAAATTGGTGCGGAAGATTCTAGAATCCTCATCGATGCGAGAAATTCCCTTGGCCGAAGAGTTAGAGACTGTAGATCTCTATATGAATATAGAAAACATCCGTTTTTCGAACGAGATAGATTTTAAAATTCGTGTGGATAAAAATATAGATACTCACACCGTAAAAATTCCTTCATTAATTTTACAACCATTCCTTGAGAATGCTATCTGGCATGGACTCTCTCCAAAAAAAGGTGAGAAAATCATTGACCTTCATATTTCAAAAGACAAACAAGATTTTATCCACATTGCCATATCAGATAATGGTGTCGGAAGGGTTATGGCCGATAAAATAAAAAGAAACAAAGTCTTAAAACGGAAGTCTGTAGGTATTGATATTACAAAAGAAAGACTTGCCAACTTTTCCAAAGACCTTCAAAATACTTTTGATGTGGAAATTGTGGATTTATATGATGAAAATCAAGAACCTTTGGGAACCAAGGTAATACTTCACATCCCTACTGTTTAG
- a CDS encoding DUF3109 family protein: MFQLGNTIVSEEIIEKDFVCNITACKGQCCIDGNAGAPLEEEETEIIVDIYSKVKPFLRKEGIDAIEEQGAFVKGDDGEWETPLVNNSECAYVIFSDNGTAKCGIEEAYNQGAVKWKKPVSCHLYPVRIREYTELTAVNYHKWSICDPACALGDELKVPIYKFVKEALIRKFGEAWYKELEQVAIEHTKQ, translated from the coding sequence ATGTTTCAATTAGGTAATACCATAGTATCAGAAGAAATTATCGAAAAGGATTTTGTCTGCAATATTACGGCTTGCAAAGGCCAATGCTGTATAGATGGAAATGCTGGAGCACCATTAGAAGAAGAGGAAACTGAGATTATTGTAGATATCTATAGTAAAGTAAAACCTTTCTTGAGAAAAGAAGGTATTGATGCTATTGAGGAGCAAGGAGCTTTCGTTAAGGGAGATGATGGGGAATGGGAAACCCCATTAGTAAACAATAGTGAGTGTGCTTATGTTATTTTTTCTGACAATGGAACTGCAAAATGCGGTATTGAAGAGGCCTATAACCAAGGTGCCGTAAAGTGGAAGAAACCTGTTTCATGCCACCTCTACCCTGTTCGTATACGAGAGTATACAGAACTTACTGCTGTTAACTACCATAAATGGAGCATTTGTGATCCTGCCTGTGCTTTGGGGGATGAACTTAAAGTGCCAATATATAAGTTTGTAAAGGAAGCACTGATACGGAAGTTTGGTGAAGCTTGGTACAAAGAATTAGAACAAGTAGCCATAGAGCATACTAAACAGTAG
- a CDS encoding MarC family protein: MDIQFDLREIATATMVLFAVIDILGSIPIIIGLRKKVGHIESEKASFVSLVIMIAFLFVGQKILKLIGIDVYSFAVAGSFILFFLALEMILGITLYKEDEPESASIVPIAFPLIAGAGTLTALLSLRAEFRVENIIVAITLNTIFVYLVLKSSRRIEKVLGKNGLNVIRKVFGVILLAIAVKLFAANANELF, translated from the coding sequence ATGGACATACAATTCGATTTACGGGAGATTGCGACCGCTACTATGGTACTCTTTGCGGTTATTGATATTTTAGGAAGTATTCCAATAATTATAGGCTTACGGAAAAAAGTAGGGCATATAGAGTCCGAAAAGGCTTCTTTTGTTTCATTGGTTATTATGATTGCCTTTCTTTTTGTTGGTCAAAAAATACTAAAGCTAATTGGTATAGATGTATATTCCTTTGCTGTTGCAGGGTCTTTCATTCTCTTTTTTCTTGCTTTAGAGATGATATTGGGGATTACTCTTTATAAAGAGGATGAGCCAGAAAGTGCCTCTATAGTTCCTATTGCCTTCCCATTAATTGCGGGTGCAGGTACACTAACAGCGTTACTTTCATTAAGAGCTGAATTTCGCGTAGAAAATATTATTGTTGCCATCACCTTAAACACTATTTTTGTATATCTAGTTCTAAAATCCTCAAGAAGGATAGAGAAAGTACTAGGTAAAAATGGACTTAACGTTATAAGAAAGGTTTTTGGGGTTATTCTATTGGCCATTGCAGTAAAACTATTCGCAGCGAACGCTAACGAGTTATTCTAG